In Euphorbia lathyris chromosome 10, ddEupLath1.1, whole genome shotgun sequence, a single genomic region encodes these proteins:
- the LOC136208021 gene encoding vacuolar iron transporter homolog 5-like has protein sequence MPDHSCHTPMTTGSTADESLKTRLQRAQWLRAAVLGACDGLLSTTSLMLGIGAAQEDKRSMILSGLAGAVAGACSMAVGEFVSVSTQRDIEKAAVSSALRRDQKRYRKGKWEGEGGGEEMVLTSPYQATAASALAFLCGSSVPLLSAMFSTTKTLTRILVTLVVTSLASAVFGGAGAYLGGSRMVRMSAIRVVIGGWISMAITYALLKPFDTDDD, from the exons ATGCCTGATCATTCCTGCCACACTCCTATGACCACAGGCAGCACAGCAGACGAGTCCCTTAAAACCCGCCTGCAGAGAGCTCAATGGCTCCGTGCAGCGGTACTCGGAGCCTGCGACGGGTTGCTGTCCACCACGTCGTTGATGCTTGGGATAGGTGCAGCGCAAGAAGATAAACGGTCCATGATTCTTTCGGGGCTTGCCGGTGCTGTGGCGGGTGCTTGTAGTATGGCTGTTGGAGAGTTTGTTTCGGTGTCTACGCAGAGAGATATCGAAAAGGCAGCTGTTTCTTCCGCGTTGAGACGTGATCAAAAG AGATATAGAAAGGGCAAAT GGGAAGGGGAGGGCGGGGGCGAGGAAATGGTGTTGACAAGTCCGTACCAGGCAACAGCAGCGTCCGCGTTGGCATTTTTGTGCGGCTCAAGTGTGCCTTTGCTTTCGGCAATGTTTTCAACTACTAAAACGCTCACTAGAATCTTGGTGACTTTGGTTGTTACGTCGCTGGCTTCCGCGGTATTTGGAGGCGCGGGAGCCTATCTTGGAGGTTCGAGGATGGTCAGAATGTCCGCGATTAGAGTGGTTATTGGTGGGTGGATTTCTATGGCTATAACTTATGCATTGCTTAAGCCTTTTGATACTGATGATGATTAG